Proteins encoded together in one Falco peregrinus isolate bFalPer1 chromosome 2, bFalPer1.pri, whole genome shotgun sequence window:
- the LOC101911421 gene encoding CMRF35-like molecule 7 has translation MRIFLVWTLFPGGWAVTGPMKVMADQGGSLTVSCSYEPGYELYSKYWCRPSFLWFCFTYIAQTNGSEVMVTQGRVSIRDNHMAHSFTVTLGSVTLGDAGWYSCGVRRRWWFNQWHTTEVTVSTAGSATTKDSDMSLLATNSPYPTGSGEPAVASQLSVTYLLLFLSVKVLVALMLACGATWVRSRHRTCGQEDLQLFEAARTPACPPSPTTSGPQGCPPAPLPPTLLRLCHPPQLPHASSCLALGASPPAKSQPLLASPVLETGGSGAQRGCIC, from the exons GTGGCTGGGCAGTGACGGGCCCCATGAAAGTGATGGCTGACCAGGGTGGCTCACTGACAGTGTCCTGCAGCTATGAGCCAGGCTATGAGCTCTACTCCAAGTACTGGTGCCGCCCGagcttcctctggttttgcTTCACCTACATCGCCCAAACCAATGGCTCAGAGGTGATGGTGACACAGGGCAGGGTGTCCATCAGGGACAACCACATGGCACACTCATTCACGGTGACACTGGGAAGTGTCACTCTGGGGGACGCAGGCTGGTACTCGTGCGGGGTGAGGAGGAGATGGTGGTTCAACCAGTGGCACACCACCGAGGTGACAGTCTCCACAG ctggTTCAGCCACAACCAAGGACAGTGACATGAGCCTGTTGGCCACCAACTCCCCGTACCCCACAGGCTCTGGGGAGCCTGCAGTGGC GTCCCAGCTCAGTGTTACCTacctgctgctcttcctcagcGTGAAGGTATTGGTGGCGCTGATGCTGGCATGTGGGGCCACCTGGGTGAGGAGCCGGCACAGGACCTGCGGCCAGGAAGACCTGCAGCTCTTTGAGGCGGCCAGGACACCggcctgccctccctccccaacCACCTCAGGACCCCAGGGATGCCCTCCTGCTCCCTTGCCCCCGACCCTACTGAGGCTATGccacccaccacagctgccccatgccagcagctgcttggcTCTGGGTGCTTCTCCCCCTGCGAAGTCTCAGCCCCTCCTGGCATCCCCTGTGCTGGAGACAGGAGGGTCTGGGGCACAGAGAGGCTGCATCTgctga
- the LOC106112865 gene encoding CMRF35-like molecule 2 isoform X2, whose amino-acid sequence MELLPLLTWALLPGCWAVRGPGAVQGFLGQSLSVTCTYKSSQEMLPKYWCKPGTVLTCNHDIVITSETRPYVRQDRFSIRDNRNLQSFTVTMEGLVKSDEGSYFCGVRNSILWPDDKDSVKVIVSPAPPSFSPASPYTTTTKCPDPTSSVSVPTQTAPREEAVQPGSDLSHNKGSSPPHLDVVGHILTPGIVVALLLLAVAVGILVILSRKRKKAPSGAAVEMDRTRSASHTGADALNYAVINHCTGIAESQLYSNVETFRCSVNTATEYMEVKQSNKSPQLFLGA is encoded by the exons ATggagctcctgcctctgctcacCTGGGCGCTGCTGCCAG GCTGCTGGGCGGTGAGGGGGCCCGGCGCCGTGCAAGGATTCCTGGGGCAGTCCCTCTCGGTCACCTGCACGTACAAGTCTAGCCAGGAGATGTTGCCGAAATACTGGTGCAAACCGGGAACAGTTCTGACCTGTAATCATGACATTGTCATCACCTCGGAAACGCGGCCCTACGTGCGGCAGGACCGATTCTCCATCCGTGATAATCGTAACCTGCAGAGTTTCACGGTGACCATGGAGGGTCTGGTTAAGAGTGATGAGGGCAGCTACTTCTGCGGGGTGCGAAACAGCATATTGTGGCCTGATGACAAGGACAGTGTGAAGGTGATCGTGTCCCCAG ctcctccttccttctccccagcatcaccctacaccaccaccaccaagtgCCCCGATCCCACTAGCTCTGTATCAGTCCCCACACAGACAGCTCCCCGGGAGGAAGCTGTGCAACCAGGATCCGATCTCTCACACAACAAAGGCTCCAGCCCTCCACA cttgGATGTGGTTGGGCACATCCTCACTCCAGGCATCGTAGTGGCTCTTCTTTTGCTTGCAGTTGCTGTTGGCATTTTGGTAATACTGtccaggaagaggaagaagg CCCCCTCCGGAGCAGCTGTAGAGATGGACAGGACTCGCAGTGCTTCGCATACA GGAGCAGATGCCTTGAACTACGCGGTCATTAACCACTGCACAGGCATAGCGGAGAGCCAGTTGTACAGCAATGTCGAAACTTTCCGCTGCTCGGTGAACACCGCGACGGAATACATGGAGGTCAAGCAGAGCAATAAG TCCCCACAGCTGTTCCTGGGTGCTTAA
- the LOC106112865 gene encoding CMRF35-like molecule 2 isoform X1, with protein sequence MELLPLLTWALLPGCWAVRGPGAVQGFLGQSLSVTCTYKSSQEMLPKYWCKPGTVLTCNHDIVITSETRPYVRQDRFSIRDNRNLQSFTVTMEGLVKSDEGSYFCGVRNSILWPDDKDSVKVIVSPAPPSFSPASPYTTTTKCPDPTSSVSVPTQTAPREEAVQPGSDLSHNKGSSPPHLDVVGHILTPGIVVALLLLAVAVGILVILSRKRKKAPSGAAVEMDRTRSASHTGADALNYAVINHCTGIAESQLYSNVETFRCSVNTATEYMEVKQSNKYLEEEKEATYASVHKSLMEQQEIYANVPLAPQPREEPSSAVREV encoded by the exons ATggagctcctgcctctgctcacCTGGGCGCTGCTGCCAG GCTGCTGGGCGGTGAGGGGGCCCGGCGCCGTGCAAGGATTCCTGGGGCAGTCCCTCTCGGTCACCTGCACGTACAAGTCTAGCCAGGAGATGTTGCCGAAATACTGGTGCAAACCGGGAACAGTTCTGACCTGTAATCATGACATTGTCATCACCTCGGAAACGCGGCCCTACGTGCGGCAGGACCGATTCTCCATCCGTGATAATCGTAACCTGCAGAGTTTCACGGTGACCATGGAGGGTCTGGTTAAGAGTGATGAGGGCAGCTACTTCTGCGGGGTGCGAAACAGCATATTGTGGCCTGATGACAAGGACAGTGTGAAGGTGATCGTGTCCCCAG ctcctccttccttctccccagcatcaccctacaccaccaccaccaagtgCCCCGATCCCACTAGCTCTGTATCAGTCCCCACACAGACAGCTCCCCGGGAGGAAGCTGTGCAACCAGGATCCGATCTCTCACACAACAAAGGCTCCAGCCCTCCACA cttgGATGTGGTTGGGCACATCCTCACTCCAGGCATCGTAGTGGCTCTTCTTTTGCTTGCAGTTGCTGTTGGCATTTTGGTAATACTGtccaggaagaggaagaagg CCCCCTCCGGAGCAGCTGTAGAGATGGACAGGACTCGCAGTGCTTCGCATACA GGAGCAGATGCCTTGAACTACGCGGTCATTAACCACTGCACAGGCATAGCGGAGAGCCAGTTGTACAGCAATGTCGAAACTTTCCGCTGCTCGGTGAACACCGCGACGGAATACATGGAGGTCAAGCAGAGCAATAAG TatctggaagaggaaaaagaggctACATATGCCAGTGTGCACAAGTCCTTGATGGAGCAGCAGGAGATATATGCCAATGTGCCGTTGGCTCCACAGCCCAGAGAAGAGCCCTCCAGCGCAGTGAGGGAGGTGTGA
- the XYLT2 gene encoding xylosyltransferase 2 translates to MVAGGRARKLARRYRLAVATALAILLLQGLVLWSSAGLDEEGPAEERQKKARLPESSDGSKDSDSSAGRRGSASRKHGRWRGRLDGPGALVSKVVRAVTVRHKPGRRLPSAPDSSSRRNLTELRGEAQLAVFQQGDTGSVEGAPQPTENSFTPKCEITGKDALSALARASSKQCQQEIANVVCLHRAGSLMPQSVPRHCQLSGKVSPVIQWDESRLQQVPPSKPVRIAYMLVVHGRAIRQLKRLIKAVYHQQHFFYIHVDKRSNYLHREAVELAQHYPNIRVTPWRMVTIWGGASLLKMYLRSMKDLLELAEWPWDFFINLSATDYPTRTNEELVMFLSKYRDKNFLKSHGRDNARFIKKQGLDRLFHECDSHMWRLGERHIPEGIVVDGGSDWFSLTRSFVEYVVYADDQLVSQLRQFYTYTLLPAESFFHTVLENSHACETLVDNNLRVTNWNRKLGCKCQYKHIVDWCGCSPNDFKPQDFLRLQQLSRPTFFARKFESTVNQEVLEILDTHLYGSYPPNTPALKAYWENVYDRVDGLSGLSDVTLTFYTAFSRLGLHKATSVLAAKDHKLCRFEPRGFPSSVHLYFYDDRFQGYLVMQEVQNSATGQAESLEVWMMPQGALKLASHGGQANRLQNLEVGTEWDPKERLFRNFGGLMGPFDEPVAMQKWSRGPNLTATVVWIDPTYVIATSYDITVDAEAEFTQYKPPLNRPLRPGIWTVRLLQFWEPLGESQFLVVPQTFNRKQPLRKDDSNWLHGGPPRNEYMEQSFQGLGGILNLPRSEEAEEDAVQKAQLTGKALEDWADSTISAFWSVADVCVGSPSACTALETCSKTSWSSLSPDPKSELGPVKPDGRLR, encoded by the exons ATGGtggccggcgggcgggcgcggaAGCTGGCGCGGCGGTACCGGCTGGCGGTGGCCACGGCCCTCGCCATCCTCCTGCTCCAGGGGCTCGTTCTCTGGAGCTCCGCCGGCCTCGACGAGGAGGGACCGGCCGAG GAGCGGCAGAAAAAAGCCAGGTTGCCTGAGAGCAGCGATGGCTCCAAGGACTCGGACAGCTCTGCCGGGCGCCGGGGCAGTGCCAGCCGGAAGCATGGGCGGTGGCGGGGACGGCTGGATGGCCCTGGGGCACTGGTGTCCAAAGTGGTGAGAGCTGTCACTGTGAGACACAAACCAGGACGGAGGCTACCATCTGCACCAGACTCCTCCAGCCGGAGGAACCTGACAGAGCTGCGTGGGGAGGCCCAGCTGGCCGTTTTCCAGCAGGGTGACACAGGCAGTGTGGAGGGGGCTCCCCAGCCCACCGAGAACAGCTTCACCCCCAAGTGCGAAATCACGGGCAAGGATGCCCTCTCGGCGCTGGCCCGGGCCAGCAGCAAGCAATGCCAACAGGAGATTGCCAATGTGGTCTGTCTGCATCGGGCTGGCAGCCTCATGCCCCAGTCTGTGCCTCGCCACTGCCAGCTCTCAG GCAAGGTCAGCCCTGTCATCCAGTGGGATGAGAGCCGACTGCAGCAGGTGCCCCCCAGCAAGCCTGTGCGCATCGCCTACATGCTGGTTGTGCACGGCAGGGCCATTCGCCAGCTGAAGCGGCTCATCAAGGCTGTGTACCACCAGCAGCACTTCTTCTACATCCATGTGGATAAG CGCTCCAACTACCTCCATCGCGAGGCGGTGGAGCTGGCGCAACACTACCCCAACATCCGTGTGACACCCTGGCGCATGGTGACCATTTGGGGAGGTGCCAGCCTGCTGAAGATGTACCTGCGTAGCATGAAGGACCTGCtggaactggctgaatggcccTGGGACTTCTTCATCAATTTGAGTGCCACTGACTACCCCACGAG GACCAATGAGGAGCTCGTGATGTTCCTGTCCAAATACCGAGATAAGAACTTCCTGAAGTCTCATGGCCGAGACAACGCCAG GTTTATCAAGAAGCAGGGCCTGGACCGCTTGTTCCATGAGTGTGACTCCCACATGTGGCGGCTGGGCGAGCGCCACATCCCTGAGGGCATCGTGGTAGACGGAGGATCTGACTGGTTCTCGCTGACGCGCAGCTTCGTGGAGTACGTGGTCTATGCTGATGACCAGCTGGTGTCCCAGCTGCGCCAGTTCTACACCTACACGCTCCTGCCAGCTGAG TCCTTCTTCCACACGGTCCTGGAGAACAGTCACGCCTGCGAGACACTGGTCGATAACAACCTCCGAGTGACCAACTGGAACCGGAAGCTGGGCTGTAAGTGCCAATATAAACACATAGTCGACTGGTGCGGGTGCTCCCCAAATGACTTCAAACCTCAGGACTTCCTGCGGCTACAG CAACTCTCCAGACCCACCTTCTTCGCCCGCAAGTTTGAGTCAACAGTGAATCAGGAGGTGCTGGAGATCCTGGACACGCATCTCTATGGCAGCTACCCCCCCAACACACCAGCCCTGAAGGCATACTGGGAGAATGTCTACGACCGTGTTGATGGGCTCAGTGGCCTCAGTGATGTCACCCTCACCTTCTACACGGCATTCTCCAGGCTGGGACTCCACAAAGCCACGTCTGTGCTGGCAGCGAAGGACCACAAGCTCTGCAG ATTTGAGCCCCGGGGTTTCCCATCCAGTGTGCACTTATATTTCTATGACGACCGTTTCCAGGGTTACCTGGTGATGCAGGAAGTGCAGAATTCAGCAACTGGGCAGGCAGAATCCCTGGAGGTGTGGATGATGCCCCAAGGAGCTCTGAAGTTGGCGAGTCACGGAGGGCAGGCGAACCGCTTACAAAACCTTGAG GTGGGCACAGAGTGGGATCCCAAGGAAAGACTCTTCCGCAATTTTGGAGGCTTGATGGGACCTTTTGACGAGCCAGTTGCCATGCAGAAGTGGTCGCGGGGCCCCAACCTAACGGCTACAGTGGTGTGGATTGACCCCACCTATGTCATTGCCACCTCCTACGACATCACAGTGGATGCTGAGGCAGAGTTCACCCAGTACAAACCCCCTCTCAATCGTCCCCTGCGCCCCGGCATCTGGACCGTTCGCCTCCTCCAGTTCTGGGAGCCCTTGGGGGAGAGCCAGTTCCTGGTGGTGCCCCAGACCTTCAACCGCAAGCAGCCTCTCAGGAAAG ATGACAGCAACTGGCTGCATGGTGGCCCCCCCCGCAATGAGTACATGGAGCAGAGCTTCCAGGGCCTGGGGGGGATCCTCAACCTGCCACGCTCTGAGGAGGCGGAGGAGGACGCGGTGCAGAAGGCGCAGCTGACGGGCAAGGCGCTGGAGGACTGGGCGGACAGCACCATCAGCGCCTTCTGGTCTGTGGCGGATGTCTGCGTCGGCAGCCCCTCCGCCTGCACCGCCCTGGAGACCTGCAGCAAAACCTCGTGGAGCTCCCTCTCCCCGGACCCCAAATCAGAACTGGGGCCCGTCAAACCTGACGGGCGGCTGAGGTAG
- the LOC129783760 gene encoding uncharacterized protein LOC129783760: MAHPSEASAHTAAAAMDSNVLAIVIAATVSTSVFIVAILILLLLLYHRDPMCCQFLCSCRFFRTPSQYDCPPPYFSSSQRLVGPQCGTSRLESAAENPGVQGDELFCVGPPSSYQLPSWEQPRLPSYESVRKKDRQREIHQMIAERFGLWAEPSQEMPPPYEHALRHPPAFSGTVMSSETLDRRGVSDPFQAPLSYQTQRNTAV, encoded by the exons ATGGCGCACCCCAGCGAGGCCTCGGCGCACACGGCGGCCGCGGCCATGGACAGCAACGTCCTGGCCATCGTCATCGCCGCGA CCGTGTCCACCTCCGTCTTCATCGTGGCCAtcctcatcctgctgctgctcctgtacCACCGGGACCCCATGTGCTGCCAGTTCCTCTGCTCCTGCCGCTTCTTCCGGACTCCCAGCCAGTAT GACTGTCCCCCGCCctacttcagcagcagccagcggCTGGTGGGTCCCCAGTGTGGAACGTCACGGCTGGAGAGTGCTGCTGAGAACCCTGGCGTGCAG GGAGACGAGCTGTTCTGTGTCGGACCCCCCAGCAGTTACCAGCTGCCTTCCTGGGAGCAGCCTCGTTTGCCAAGCTACGAGAGCGTGCGGAAGAAAGATCGCCAGCGGGAAATCCATCAGATGATTGCCGAGAGGTTtgggctgtgggcagagccTTCCCAGGAG ATGCCGCCTCCCTATGAGCATGCTTTGAGGCACCCTCCAGCTTTCTCAGGAACAGTAATGAGCTCCGAGACCCTGGACAGACGTGGCGTGTCAGACCCATTCCAGGCCCCTCTCAGCTACCAAACTCAGCGAAACACAGCCGTGTGA
- the MRPL27 gene encoding 39S ribosomal protein L27, mitochondrial isoform X1 yields the protein MASLRRLCECGGISRFTPPRVLTTPQTSLVVIRCASKKTGGSYKNLGGRSPGKRYGFKKVDGAFVHAGNILATQRLIRWHPGAHVGMGRNKTLYALEDGIVRYTKEVYVPLPRSSESREVICRLPKGAVLYKTFINVIPVTEVGSFKLVTML from the exons ATGGCGTCGCTGCGGCGGTTGTGTGAGTGCGGTGGTATCTCCCGCTTCACCCCTCCGcggg TTTTAACTACTCCCCAGACAAGCCTGGTTGTCATCAGATGTGCTTCTAAGAAAACTGGAGGCAGCTACAAAAATTTAGGTGGTCGCAGCCCTGGCAAGCGCTATGGATTTAAAAAAGTAGACG GTGCATTTGTGCATGCAGGCAACATTCTGGCTACGCAGCGGTTGATACGCTGGCATCCAGGGGCTCAT GTGGGGATGGGCCGTAACAAGACGCTGTATGCCCTGGAGGATGGGATTGTGAGATACACCAAAGAGGTCTACGTACCTCTGCCCCGCAGCAGTGAGAGCAGGGAAGTGATCTGTCGTCTACCCAAAGGAGCGGTTCTTTATAAAACCTTTATCAATGTTATCCCTGTCACAGAAGTAGGAAGCTTTAAACTCGTCACCATGCTCTGA
- the MRPL27 gene encoding 39S ribosomal protein L27, mitochondrial isoform X2 yields the protein MASLRRLFLTTPQTSLVVIRCASKKTGGSYKNLGGRSPGKRYGFKKVDGAFVHAGNILATQRLIRWHPGAHVGMGRNKTLYALEDGIVRYTKEVYVPLPRSSESREVICRLPKGAVLYKTFINVIPVTEVGSFKLVTML from the exons ATGGCGTCGCTGCGGCGGTTGT TTTTAACTACTCCCCAGACAAGCCTGGTTGTCATCAGATGTGCTTCTAAGAAAACTGGAGGCAGCTACAAAAATTTAGGTGGTCGCAGCCCTGGCAAGCGCTATGGATTTAAAAAAGTAGACG GTGCATTTGTGCATGCAGGCAACATTCTGGCTACGCAGCGGTTGATACGCTGGCATCCAGGGGCTCAT GTGGGGATGGGCCGTAACAAGACGCTGTATGCCCTGGAGGATGGGATTGTGAGATACACCAAAGAGGTCTACGTACCTCTGCCCCGCAGCAGTGAGAGCAGGGAAGTGATCTGTCGTCTACCCAAAGGAGCGGTTCTTTATAAAACCTTTATCAATGTTATCCCTGTCACAGAAGTAGGAAGCTTTAAACTCGTCACCATGCTCTGA
- the EME1 gene encoding LOW QUALITY PROTEIN: crossover junction endonuclease EME1 (The sequence of the model RefSeq protein was modified relative to this genomic sequence to represent the inferred CDS: substituted 1 base at 1 genomic stop codon) — protein MATWRYFDVVLDDSESEAGLVIGSSLLQPAAMAPSPPPPAPKPEQGQPPAASPEEGMVTKVIVEETSESEEQDSEGDKQDSEEDGGDGFEHEYGYGYFEDYLLEEDEGVFTEEQDDDDEEDEFIPLPDRLRMSVLASRMAAAEHPHASGRDVEALAGPSDGSHLLAPGSREPLVAQVPSGQVFDGNRNSPRGAKRLCECLLAGSPSEPSGQPGSSTASSGFLEEAPAAKKARLGAEGSGAARGDAWQRREQNARAQMPQAQQLGRSQERIAVVIDPVLLQKAGGVHVLRALQAENYCCVGASQAIPCSISWSHLNDKHTLGLAVFISQQVDAGTECVEEERVLTVLQLEDFMGMVYNYKQVAQGSAGQLTTLSGYVTYMMEAMPQKIIALAVVGVEEYSRIQSRKNPPQAAASVNQEEEEGSLRNLGITRRDVQEALVDLQVSKQVQIQMFESWEELGEFVTMFTKAVAEAPFRRAKEEMDFPFYAGPGCCGGPNVDRVVNGLLQVWKRQLEQIRQVNFAMAEAIAAAFPSPQLLYQAYNLTWEPEQENLLVNIPSCSGAGRTFQAVRPDLSXQIDQPTTSYNPSLYLNYNP, from the exons ATGGCCACGTGGCGCTACTTCGACGTCGTCTTGGACGACTCGGAGTCTGAGGCCGGGCTGGTTATCGGAAGCTCCCTGCTACAGCCGGCAGCAATGGCGCCCTCGCCTCCACCCCCGGCCCCCAAGCCggagcaggggcagcccccggcTGCCTCTCCTGAGGAGGGGATGGTGACCAAAGTGATTGTGGAGGAGACCAGCGAGAGCGAGGAGCAGGACAGTGAGGGCGACAAGCAGGACAGTGAGGAAGATGGGGGTGATGGGTTTGAGCATGAGTACGGCTACGGATATTTTGAGGATTATCTGTTGGAGGAGGATGAGGGTGTGTTCACAGAGGAgcaggatgatgatgatgaggagGACGAATTCATCCCTCTGCCTGATAGGCTCAGGATGAGTGTGCTGGCCAGCAGGATggcagctgctgagcacccCCACGCCAGCGGCAGGGACGTGGAGGCGCTAGCTGGCCCGAGTGATGGTAGCCACCTGCTGGCCCCCGGCAGCAGGGAGCCGCTGGTAGCCCAGGTGCCATCTGGACAAGTGTTCGATGGCAACCGAAACAGCCCCCGTGGCGCCAAGAGACTCTGCGAGTGCCTGCTGGCGGGTTCTCCCTCCGAGCCCTCAGGCCAGCCTGGCAGCTCCACGGCCAGCAGCGGGTTCCTCGAAGAAGCCCCCGCCGCCAAGAAGGCAAGGCTTGGTGCGGAGGGCAGTGGGGCAGCCCGCGGTGATGCCTGGCAGCGGAGGGAGCAGAATGCCCGTGCTCAAATGCCACAAGCCCAGCAGCTAGGGAGGAGCCAGGAACGCATTGCCGTGGTGATAGATCCAG TTCTCTTACAGAAAGCAGGTGGAGTGCATGTCCTCAGGGCTCTGCAGGCTGAAAATTATTGCTGTGTGGGGGCTAGTCAAGCTATTCCGTGCAGCATCAGCTGGAG TCATT TGAATGATAAACACACCCTTGGTCTGGCTGTTTTCATATCCCAACAAGTGGATGCAGGAACTGAATGCGTAGAAGAAGAACGTGTCCTGACTGTGCTTCAGCTGGAGGATTTTATGGGCATGGTTTACAATTACAAACAA GTGGCCCAGGGCTCTGCGGGACAGCTTACGACCCTGTCAGGCTACGTGACTTACATGATGGAGGCGATGCCTCAGAAAATTATCGCATTGGCAGTCGTTGGAGTAGAAGAATATTCCAG AATTCAGTCAAGAAAGAATCCACCACAGGCGGCAGCAAGTGTAAaccaagaagaggaagagggaagcCTGAGAAATCTGGGAATAACCAGAAGGGATGTGCAAGAA GCTTTGGTGGATCTGCAGGTGTCCAAACAAGTCCAAATCCAGATGTTTGAGAGCTGGGAGGAGCTTGGAGAATTTGTCACCATGTTCACAAAAGCTGTAGCTGAAGCACCATTCAG GCGAGCAAAAGAGGAGATGGACTTCCCTTTCTACGCGGGTCCGGGGTGCTGTGGAGGGCCGAACGTGGATCGTGTTGTAAATGGTCTCTTGCAAGTTTGGAAGAGGCAGTTAGAACAAATTAGGCAGGTCAACTTTGCGATGGCTGAGGCTATTGCggctgccttcccttctcctcagcTTCTGTACCAG GCCTACAACCTAACCTGGGAGCCGGAGCAGGAAAACCTGCTGGTCAACATCCCTTCGTGCAGTGGCGCTGGCAGGACCTTCCAGGCAGTTAGACCGGACCTCTCCTGACAAATCGATCAGCCCACCACTTCCTACAACCCTTCTCTCTATTTGAATTACAATCCATAG